The following coding sequences are from one Paenibacillus tundrae window:
- a CDS encoding phosphatidate cytidylyltransferase codes for MSSSLFTLTLIFIALLVIHIVYKIIAKLQPDKDYSGIGNKIKTWWGMLVIFCLATLFNPIVSLLSLMVLAFFALKEYFSMIRSTRKADRRLFLWAYLAVPAQFYWIYIGWYGMFIIFIPLYVFLVLPLPRLINKGTVGFLRSVSSTQWGLMLMVFGLSHLAYFPFATPEYGSKLVLFLVVLTQLNDVIHYVVSLYLGKRKVVPTANPFLTWEGFACSLVITTVASYFIHPYLTPFDAGFALFIGVLISLAGFFGSLTVSVLKRDLLIGDDNKFDELKKSYLSRVDSLTYTSPVMFHVVRYFFDFM; via the coding sequence GTGAGCAGTTCACTATTCACACTAACCTTAATATTCATTGCATTACTCGTCATACATATCGTGTACAAAATCATCGCCAAGCTACAGCCGGACAAAGACTATTCGGGCATCGGCAACAAAATCAAAACCTGGTGGGGCATGCTCGTTATCTTCTGCCTTGCTACACTCTTTAACCCTATCGTTTCCCTGCTCTCCCTTATGGTGCTTGCATTCTTCGCACTCAAGGAGTACTTCTCAATGATCCGCAGTACACGCAAAGCAGACCGCAGGTTGTTCCTATGGGCATATCTAGCGGTTCCCGCTCAGTTCTACTGGATCTATATTGGATGGTATGGGATGTTCATCATTTTCATTCCGTTGTATGTATTCTTAGTGCTGCCTCTCCCACGCTTAATTAATAAAGGAACGGTAGGCTTCCTGCGCAGCGTGAGTTCCACGCAGTGGGGACTAATGCTCATGGTGTTCGGACTCAGTCACCTTGCTTACTTCCCCTTCGCTACACCTGAATATGGGTCGAAGCTGGTATTGTTCTTAGTAGTACTAACTCAGCTTAATGATGTCATCCATTATGTGGTCTCTCTCTATCTCGGCAAACGAAAAGTGGTGCCTACGGCTAATCCGTTTTTGACATGGGAAGGATTTGCTTGTTCCTTGGTCATCACAACAGTAGCCTCTTACTTCATCCATCCGTACCTTACGCCGTTTGATGCAGGATTCGCCCTGTTCATCGGGGTGCTGATCAGCCTCGCAGGTTTCTTTGGCAGTCTGACCGTATCCGTATTGAAGCGGGATCTGCTGATTGGGGACGACAACAAGTTTGATGAACTCAAAAAAAGTTACCTAAGCAGGGTCGACAGCCTTACCTACACATCACCCGTCATGTTCCATGTTGTGCGCTATTTCTTCGATTTTATGTAG
- a CDS encoding glycerate kinase, which produces MGEKRENTFVLAPDSFKESMTAKEVCVAMENGLRKIYPTARYIHVPMADGGEGTVQSLVDASGGAIHYQEVQGPLGQNVMAQYGILGDGTTAAIEMASASGIHLVTSETRDPLRTTTYGTGELIRKCLDQGIRKVIIGIGGSATNDGGTGMAEALGAKFLDVQGNSLERGGGSLNRLAHIDVSGLDPRLQEVEFIVACDVTNPLCGEHGASRVFGPQKGATPEMVQLLDANLSHYADVVKQQLQKDIRDVPGAGAAGGLGAGLLIFTQATLRKGIEIVIEYTGLREKLVHADIVFTGEGGIDFQTKFGKTPYGVAQAAKESGKPVIAVAGYVGEGIETLYTEGIDAVFGIVPGAADLNKLLEEGSANVERTMENIARVLKLGLLPS; this is translated from the coding sequence ATGGGAGAAAAGAGAGAAAATACATTTGTACTGGCACCGGACTCATTCAAGGAAAGCATGACAGCCAAAGAAGTCTGTGTTGCGATGGAAAACGGATTGCGCAAAATTTACCCAACAGCACGGTATATCCATGTACCCATGGCTGACGGGGGTGAAGGGACGGTGCAATCGCTTGTGGATGCTTCTGGTGGCGCTATTCATTATCAAGAGGTACAAGGCCCATTGGGACAGAACGTCATGGCACAGTATGGCATTCTTGGAGATGGAACAACAGCAGCGATTGAGATGGCATCCGCGAGCGGGATTCATCTTGTAACCTCAGAGACACGTGATCCACTTCGCACAACGACGTACGGAACAGGAGAACTGATTCGGAAATGTCTCGATCAAGGCATTCGTAAAGTTATTATCGGGATTGGCGGCAGTGCCACTAACGATGGGGGGACGGGTATGGCCGAGGCGCTTGGTGCCAAATTTCTGGATGTCCAGGGTAATTCGCTTGAACGTGGTGGCGGTTCACTTAACCGATTAGCACATATTGACGTGTCTGGCTTAGATCCACGTCTCCAGGAAGTGGAGTTCATCGTTGCCTGCGATGTGACGAATCCACTCTGTGGTGAACACGGCGCCTCACGGGTATTTGGCCCACAGAAAGGTGCTACGCCGGAAATGGTGCAGCTATTGGATGCAAACCTGTCTCATTATGCAGATGTAGTGAAACAACAACTGCAGAAGGATATTCGAGATGTACCAGGTGCGGGTGCAGCAGGGGGGTTGGGAGCAGGGCTACTAATTTTCACGCAAGCTACATTACGCAAAGGTATTGAGATCGTGATTGAATACACAGGTTTGCGTGAAAAACTAGTTCATGCAGATATCGTATTTACAGGCGAAGGCGGCATTGACTTTCAAACGAAGTTTGGCAAAACGCCTTACGGCGTGGCTCAAGCAGCCAAAGAATCCGGAAAACCAGTTATTGCTGTCGCAGGTTATGTAGGTGAAGGGATCGAGACGCTATACACAGAGGGAATTGATGCCGTGTTTGGCATTGTGCCAGGAGCAGCGGATCTGAATAAACTCTTGGAGGAAGGCTCAGCGAATGTGGAGCGTACCATGGAGAACATTGCACGGGTGTTGAAGCTTGGTCTTCTACCGTCCTAG
- a CDS encoding GntP family permease → MEPLTISWIGALAGLAIAIILILKKLNPVYSLFLGAIVGALIGGANLEQTVNILVNGTQSVMGTVLRVLAAGVLAGVMMESGAAETIAQAIVRKFGGSKAILALALATMIITAVGVFIPVAVLIVAPIALSVGNKMGISKLALLLALSGGGKAGNIISPNPNTIAAARGFELDLSNVMLAGVIPAICGLIVTVIVASMLKGKGVMVSDQEAEQGEVDTSQYPPLKKAIVAPLVAIILLMINPIGSITGIAALSTFKVDAMYILPIAGIIGMLAMGQSKSIVKYTTSGLNKMTATVLILVGAGGIAGLISASDLSGQVVSLIEASGISGTFLAPIAGILMAAATASTSTGVILATGSFGDAILNMGTAPLAAAVMVHTGATVIDSLPQGNYFHVSADSMKMTIRQRMGVIPYEAIVGGTMAIVATLLYGFIL, encoded by the coding sequence ATGGAACCTTTAACAATTAGCTGGATCGGCGCACTGGCAGGACTTGCTATAGCGATCATACTGATTCTGAAGAAACTGAATCCAGTCTATTCTTTATTTTTGGGAGCAATTGTAGGCGCTTTAATTGGCGGAGCGAATTTAGAGCAGACCGTAAATATACTCGTCAATGGTACACAAAGTGTCATGGGCACCGTCCTACGTGTACTAGCTGCAGGTGTGCTTGCAGGAGTCATGATGGAGTCAGGCGCAGCCGAGACCATAGCGCAGGCTATTGTACGTAAGTTTGGTGGGAGTAAAGCCATTCTCGCCTTGGCTCTGGCAACGATGATCATTACTGCGGTTGGCGTATTTATTCCTGTTGCTGTTCTAATCGTAGCGCCGATTGCGCTATCTGTAGGTAATAAAATGGGCATCTCCAAGCTTGCGCTGCTACTGGCCTTATCCGGCGGTGGTAAAGCGGGGAATATCATCTCTCCGAACCCGAATACGATTGCGGCTGCACGAGGGTTCGAGCTGGATCTGAGCAACGTGATGTTGGCTGGAGTGATTCCAGCCATCTGCGGATTAATTGTAACCGTTATCGTAGCTTCGATGCTCAAAGGCAAAGGTGTAATGGTTTCTGACCAGGAAGCAGAGCAAGGAGAGGTGGATACTTCTCAATATCCACCACTGAAGAAAGCGATTGTGGCACCGTTGGTAGCGATTATTTTGCTCATGATCAATCCGATCGGTTCAATTACTGGCATTGCGGCACTGTCTACGTTCAAAGTTGACGCAATGTATATTCTCCCGATTGCGGGAATCATCGGTATGCTGGCTATGGGACAGAGCAAAAGCATTGTGAAGTATACAACTTCGGGACTTAACAAAATGACGGCTACAGTACTCATTCTGGTGGGTGCCGGGGGGATTGCAGGACTTATCTCCGCATCGGATCTATCGGGTCAAGTTGTGAGTCTAATAGAAGCATCAGGTATATCCGGTACATTCCTGGCACCAATCGCAGGTATTCTGATGGCAGCGGCAACAGCATCAACCTCGACAGGTGTTATTCTCGCAACGGGTTCATTCGGAGATGCAATTTTGAACATGGGGACAGCTCCACTCGCTGCGGCTGTGATGGTTCACACGGGAGCAACGGTCATCGATTCCCTGCCTCAGGGTAACTATTTTCATGTGTCTGCTGACAGTATGAAGATGACAATTCGACAGCGGATGGGTGTCATACCTTACGAAGCGATAGTTGGTGGCACGATGGCGATTGTGGCTACGTTACTATATGGATTTATCCTTTAA